A single Gammaproteobacteria bacterium DNA region contains:
- a CDS encoding N-acetylglutaminylglutamine amidotransferase, protein MCGICGELRFDGSAPEAATLSRMNEKLARRGPDDEGVYISGPLGFGHRRLSVIDLSSRSHQPMVDEALGLSLVFNGAIYNYRALRDELIEAGYAFFSEGDTEVIIKAFHRWGEACVERLHGMFAFAIWSEQRQQLFLARDRLGIKPLYYCLPGDSSGGEPSAKVGFRFASNIQALLAAGGVDTDINPVGLHHQLTLHAVIPAPHTILQGVSKLAPGHSLLIGADAAQQKIEPRQYWQLSATRPAEPRHEIEWTQLIHDALRKAVERRLSVADVPVGVLLSGGLDSSLLVGLLAEAGVKDLRTFSIGFEDIGSEAGSEFEYSDAVAERFDTRHRKIHIPNAEVLPHLPDAIRNMAEPMVGQDAVAFYLLAEQVAKEVKVVQSGQGADEVFGGYFWYPQMDADTGTDLERFRRHYFDRPHSEFLDSVTPRYRGEDHTSRLVHERLALGGADTFLDRVLRFDVTTLIVDDPVKRVDNMTMAWGLEARVPFLDHELVELAMQVPPELKLKSGGKHLLKSIARGLIPDAVIDRPKGYFPMPALKYVRGDFLRFMSEVLNSEACRQRELFNRDYIDKLLAEPDRYFTKLQGSKLWHMALLELWLQLNVDTVTGGS, encoded by the coding sequence ATGTGCGGTATTTGCGGCGAATTACGCTTTGACGGTAGTGCCCCGGAGGCGGCGACCCTGTCGCGGATGAACGAAAAGCTGGCGCGACGGGGTCCCGATGATGAGGGCGTCTACATCAGCGGGCCGCTGGGTTTCGGGCATCGTCGCCTGTCGGTGATCGACCTTTCGAGCCGTTCCCATCAGCCGATGGTGGATGAGGCGCTGGGTCTGTCACTGGTGTTTAACGGGGCGATTTACAATTACCGGGCCCTGCGCGACGAGTTGATCGAGGCCGGCTATGCCTTTTTCTCCGAGGGCGACACCGAGGTTATCATCAAGGCCTTTCATCGCTGGGGCGAGGCGTGCGTGGAGCGCCTGCACGGCATGTTTGCCTTCGCGATCTGGAGCGAGCAACGCCAGCAGCTGTTTCTGGCGCGGGATCGTCTGGGCATCAAGCCGCTGTATTACTGTTTGCCGGGGGATTCATCGGGCGGCGAGCCGTCCGCAAAAGTCGGCTTTCGTTTTGCCTCCAATATACAGGCTCTGCTGGCGGCGGGTGGAGTGGATACCGACATCAATCCGGTGGGCCTGCATCATCAGCTGACCCTGCATGCGGTGATCCCTGCGCCGCACACCATCCTCCAGGGGGTCTCCAAACTGGCCCCCGGTCACAGCCTGCTGATCGGGGCGGATGCGGCGCAGCAAAAGATCGAGCCCCGCCAATACTGGCAGCTGTCCGCCACGCGCCCGGCCGAACCCCGGCACGAGATCGAGTGGACCCAGCTGATCCACGATGCCCTGCGCAAGGCGGTGGAGCGGCGGTTGTCGGTGGCGGATGTGCCGGTAGGTGTGCTGCTCTCCGGCGGGCTCGATTCCAGTCTGCTGGTGGGGCTGCTGGCCGAGGCGGGGGTGAAGGATCTGCGCACCTTCTCCATCGGCTTCGAGGATATCGGCAGCGAGGCGGGCAGCGAGTTTGAGTATTCGGACGCGGTGGCCGAGCGTTTCGATACCCGGCACCGCAAAATTCACATTCCCAATGCCGAGGTGTTGCCGCATCTGCCGGATGCCATACGCAACATGGCCGAGCCGATGGTGGGACAGGACGCGGTGGCCTTTTACCTGCTGGCCGAGCAGGTCGCCAAAGAGGTGAAGGTGGTGCAGAGCGGCCAGGGGGCCGATGAGGTATTCGGTGGTTATTTCTGGTATCCGCAGATGGATGCCGACACCGGCACCGACCTGGAGCGCTTCCGGCGGCACTATTTTGACCGCCCGCACAGCGAGTTTCTTGATAGCGTGACGCCGCGCTATCGGGGGGAAGACCACACCTCCCGGCTGGTGCACGAGCGCCTCGCGCTGGGCGGGGCCGACACCTTTCTCGACCGCGTGCTGCGTTTCGATGTCACCACGCTGATCGTGGATGATCCGGTGAAACGGGTGGATAACATGACCATGGCCTGGGGGCTGGAGGCCCGGGTGCCGTTCCTGGATCACGAGCTGGTGGAGCTGGCGATGCAGGTGCCGCCCGAGCTGAAACTCAAGTCCGGTGGCAAACACCTGCTCAAATCCATCGCCCGCGGGCTGATCCCCGATGCAGTGATCGATCGTCCCAAGGGCTACTTTCCCATGCCGGCGCTGAAATATGTGCGCGGCGATTTTCTGCGCTTCATGTCCGAGGTGCTCAATTCCGAGGCCTGCCGGCAGCGGGAGCTGTTCAACCGGGATTACATCGACAAACTGTTGGCCGAACCGGACCGCTACTTCACCAAATTGCAGGGCAGCAAGCTATGGCACATGGCGCTGCTGGAACTGTGGCTGCAGCTGAATGTCGATACGGTGACCGGTGGCAGCTAA
- the grxD gene encoding Grx4 family monothiol glutaredoxin, whose amino-acid sequence MDVLERIKEQVESHPVVIYMKGTPQLPQCGFSSRTAQALQACEQEFAYVNVLADPEIFENLPRYADWPTFPQVYVGGELIGGCDITLELFQQGELKRMVTEANAAAAKSAEG is encoded by the coding sequence ATGGACGTATTGGAACGTATCAAAGAGCAGGTGGAGAGCCACCCGGTAGTGATTTACATGAAGGGCACGCCCCAGTTGCCGCAGTGTGGCTTCTCCTCGCGCACCGCCCAGGCGCTGCAGGCCTGCGAGCAGGAGTTCGCCTACGTGAACGTGCTGGCGGATCCGGAGATTTTTGAGAATCTGCCGCGTTATGCCGACTGGCCGACCTTCCCGCAGGTGTATGTGGGCGGTGAACTGATTGGCGGTTGTGATATCACCCTGGAGCTGTTTCAGCAGGGTGAGCTGAAAAGGATGGTGACCGAGGCAAATGCCGCGGCGGCCAAGTCGGCCGAGGGTTAA